Part of the Cellulomonas taurus genome, CCTCTGGCCGTTCATCGTGACCAACAACCCAGACCTGATGACCCTGCCGGTCGGACTGTCCACGGTGAAGAACGCCTACGGCACGATCTACGCCCAGACGATGGCATCGGCCATGATCGCGGCGGCCCCGTTGATCATCCTGTTCATGCTGTTCCAGCGCCAGATCGTCAAGGCGGTGGCGACGACCGGACTCGGTGGGCGCTGATGTGCTAGAACCACGGGGGGTCGGAGCGAGGAGGCCACAGTGAGTGCTGCCCGACGCAGCAGCGGGGCCACCATGCACGATGTCGCCCAGCTGGCCGGGGTGTCGGTGAAGACCGTGTCCAATGTGATCAACGGCTACCCGCACATCCGCCCGGCCACCAAGTCCCGGGTCGAGGACGCGATCAGCGAGCTCGACTACCGGGTGAACATCACCGCCCGGAGCCTGCGGCAGGGTCGGACCGGCATGATCGGTCTGGCCCTGCCGGAGCTGGGGCTGCCGTACTTCGCCGAACTCGCCCAGACGATCATCCGGATCGCCGAGGAGCACGGGATCCTGGTGCTGATCGAGCAGACCAACGCCAACCGGGAGCGGGAGATCGAGGCGCTCGGCTCGCGGGTCCGGCACCTCACCGACGGGTTGATCTTCTCCCCGCTGGCCCTGGGCCAGGAGGACGTCGACCTCTTCGACGTGGACTTCCCGATGGTGCTGCTCGGCGAGCGGGTGTTCGGCGGGCCGACCGATCACGTCACGATGGACAACATCGCCGCCGCCCGGGCCGCCACGGAACACCTGCTGGCCCGGGGCCGACGACGGATCGCGGTGATCGGCGCCCACCCGGGGGAGCGGATCGGCACCGCCGCCCTGCGCGTCCAGGGCTACCGGGAGGCGATGACCGCCGCCGGGATCGCCGTCGACGAGCGGCTGGTCGCCGAGGCCGGTGCCTGGCACCGCTCCACCGGTGATGCCGCGATGACCCGCCTGCTGGACGCCGGGGTGGAGATCGACGCGGTCTTCGGCCTCAACGACGCGGTGGCGCTGGGTGCGATGCACGCCCTGCGGAGGTACGGGCGCGGCATCCCGGACGACGTCGCGGTGATCGGCTTCGACGACACGGAGGAGACCGCCTACTCGGCGCCGACCCTGACCTCGGTGGCGCCGGGCCTGGAGCAGATCGCCCGCACGGCCGTCGACTTCCTCCGTCAGCGGATCGAGGGCACCGCCCCGTCCACACCCCGGCAGGTCATCACCGACTTCTCGATCACCGAACGCCAATCCACCGGCTGAGCAACCCCCGGGTTGCGCAACCTCAGAGCGTGCGGCTGAGGACGAGGTCCCGCTCGACGCGTCGGCCGACGGTGAACGTCCGCTCGCCCGCCACGGCGAACCCGGCCCGCCGGTAGAACGCCTGCGCCCGCGCGTTCTGGCCATTCACCCCGAGCACGATCTGCACCGCCCCGGCCGCGCGGGCGGCATCCAGGGTGGCGGCCATCAGCCGACCGGCCAGGCCGCTGCCCTGCGCCCGCGGATGCACGTAGCACTTGGACAGGTACGCGGTGCTGACCGGATCGGCGACCACCGCCGACAGCTCCGGGTCCAACGGCTCGCCGACCAGCGTCAGGGTGTACCCGTCCAGCCGCCCGGCGTCCTCGGCCACGATCACCAGGTGCCCGGCGGTGCTCAGGTGACCGGCGAAGTGCTCAGCCGTCAGGTGTGCCGCGATGAACGCTCGCTGATCCGCGGCGGGCATGTCCGCCGGGCAGGCCAGCGGAAAGGTCAGCGCCGCCAGCTCGGCCAGCGCCTGCGCGTCGTCGATCCGTCCGGCCCGCACGTCCGCCCGCGCTCCCGCGTGCGGACTCGCCGGTGACTCAGCGGCCACGGAGGCGTCGCTGGATGGCACGGGCGACCAGCGCGAGCGCCCAGATCGATCCGGCCGCGGTGGCGGCGTCGACGCCACGACGGGTCTGCGCGCGCCGGTTGCGGAACTCGCGCATCGGCCAGCCGACCTCTGCCGCGTGCCGTCGCAGGCGGGCGTCCGGGTTGATCGCGCACGGGAAGCCGACCTCGGACAGCAGGGGCACGTCGTGCGCGGAGTCGCCGTAGGCGAAGGACTGGCTCAGGTCGAGCCCCAGCTTCTCCGCCAGTGCCCGGACACCCTCGGCCTTCGCCTCGCCGTGCATCATGTCGCCGACCAGCCGCCCGGTGTAGAAGCCGTCGGTGTGCTCGGCGATCGTGCCCAGCGACCCGGTCGCACCCAGTCGACGGGCGATCAGATCACCGATCTCGGTCGGGGTCGCGGTGACCAGCCACACCTGGTGGCCGGCCCGCAGGTGCTGTTCCAGCAGTCGCTGGGTGCCGGGGAAGATCCGCAGCGACAGCACCTCGTCGTAGACGTCCTCCGCCAGCGTCAGCACCTCGGCCACCGAGCGGCCGCGCATGATGCTGAGCGCCCGGTCCCGCACCTCGTCGATCTGCTTCTTGCTCTCGCCGAAGGTGAGGTAGTGCGCCAGGTTGAGCCCGAACCGCAGCACGTCGACCGTCTTGAAGAATCCGCGGCGGTACAGGCCCACGCCCAGATGGAAGGCGCTGGCCCCGCGGATGATCGTGTTGTCCACGTCGAAGAACGCGGCCACCGGTGACGGGGCAGGCGGCGCCGTGGTCTCGGCGACGATCTCGCCCACGACCCGACCGTCCACCGTCGGCTGGTGACTGCCGTCGTGAGTCGTGGGCTGGGGCACCCGGCCACTGTAACGAAGCGGCCTACGCTCGTCCTGTGCCCACACCGCCCACCCCCAGCCGCGTCACGCTCTACACCCGTTCGGGGTGTCATCTCTGCGAGGCGGCGCGGGACGTCGTGCGGGAGGTCTGCGGCACCGACTGGGTCGAGCTGGACGTCGACGACCCCGCCGTGCGCACCGGGGACGGTCGCCCGGCGGCGGAGGTCTACGGGGAGCTGCTCCCGGTGTTGGAGGTCGACGGCCGGCGGGCTGGCTACTGGCAGATCGACGCCGATCTGCTCGTCGCGGCCATGAACCGGTCCTCGACGCTCTAACCTGGGACCGTGCGCCCCCTGCCGTCGACCACCGTCGCCCGACTGCCGGGATACCTGCGCTCGCTCGGCGGTCTGGCATCGGAGAGCGTGCACACCGTGTCCTCCGACCAGCTGGCCGAGTTGGTCGGGGTCTCACCGGCGCAGCTGCGCAAGGACCTGTCGTACCTCGGTGCGGGTGGGCGACGCGGGGTCGGCTACGAGGTGGACAGCCTGCGCCGCCAGATCGCCCAGGTGCTCGGCATGACCGAGGAGCGCCGTCTGGTCATCGTCGGGATCGGTAACCTCGGCCACGCGCTCGCCACCTACTCCGGCTTCGCCGACCGCAGCTTCGAGCTGGTCGGCCTGGTCGACACCGACCCGAGTGTGGTCGGCACGACGGTCGCCGGGCACCGGGTGCGGCACGCCACCGAGCTGGAGGCCGTGGTCCAGGAGGGTCAGGCCACGATCGCCATCCTCGCCACGCCCGCCTCCGCCGCCCAGCAGACCGCCGACCGTCTGGTGGCCGCCGGGGTCTCCGGCATCCTGAACTTCGCCCCGCGCACCGTCCGGGTCCCGGACGACGTCGAGGTCCGCGAGGTCGACCTCGGCTCCGAGCTCCAGATCGTCGCCTTCCACGCCCGCCGCCTCAGCGCCGACTCCTGACCGCCCCAGCGCCGACTTCCGACCGACCCGCCGCCGACTTCCTGACCGGCTGCCGTCGACTTCGGCACATCCGCCCCGAGTTCGGCACCCCAGCCACCGCACTCGGGGCCGAACCACCGAACTCGCCGCCGCCGAGCTGCGCCAGCACCCGCGCACAGCACGAGGGCCCGGTCACGGCAGGGGGAGTGCGCGACCGGGCCCTCGTGGGCTGGGGGAGATCAGGCCTTGATGGCCGAGACCTCGAGGGCGATGTTCACCTTGTCCGACACCAGGACGCCACCGGTCTCCAGGGCGGCGTTCCAGGTCAGGTCGAACTCCTTGCGGGAGATCGTCAGGGCGGCGGAGAACCCGGCGCGCTGGTTGCCGAACGGGTCGGTCGCCGCGCCACCGAACTCGACCTTCAGGTCGACGGACTTGGTCACGCCGTGGATGGTCAGGTCGCCGGTCACGACGTAGTCGTCGCCGTCGTTCTTCACCGAGGTGGAGGTGAAGGTCCAGTCGCCGAACTTCTCCACGTCGAAGAAGTCGCCGCTCTTCAGGTGGCCGTCGCGACCGGCGTCACCGGTGGAGATGGTGGACGGGTCGAGCGTCGCGGTGACCCCGGACACCTCCAGGTCGTCGCCCACGGTGATGGTGCCACCGGTCACGGCCACGGTGCCGCGCACCTTGGAGATGCCGGCGTGACGGACGGTGAAGGACGCCTCGGTGTGCGACGGGTCGATGTTCCAGGTGCCGGCGACGAGGCCGGTGGGGAGAGCGGTCATGATGTCCATCCTCGATAGTTGAAGCGTCAATCGCTGGTAGTTGAGATTTCTACTACAGTGGCGACCAGGATGCAAGGGGTGGCGTGGAAGGATGCTGCGGTGACCGAGGTGCAGTGGCTCAACGACGACGAACAGGGCTGGTGGCGGGCCTACCGCGACGGTACGGCGCGACTGTTGGACGTGCTCGGCCACGAGCTGGAGCAGGACACCGGACTGTCCCTCGGCGAGTACGAGGTGCTGGTCCGGCTCTCCGAGGCGCCGGAGCGCACCCTGCGGATGTCCGAGCTCGCCGGTGAGCTGGCGCACTCCCGCAGCCGGTTGACCCACACCATCCGGCGGATGGAGTCGGCCGGTCTGGTCGAGCGCACCCCCTGCCTGCAGGACGCCCGCGGCGTGAACTGCACCATGACCCCGATCGGCTACCAGCGCCTGGCGGACGCGGCCCCCTCGCACGTCAGCTCGGTGCGACACCACCTGGTCGACGTGCTCTCCCCGGAGCAGCTGCGGGCACTCGGCGAGGCGATGGCGGCGGTCGGCGCGGCGCTGCAGACCGACCGGGACGACGACTAGTCCCGGGCACCCAGACTCGTTTGCGAGACTGACCCCATGGTCACCACCACCGTCCACCTGATGCGGCACGGCGAAGTGCACAACCCGGAGGGGCTGCTGTACGGCCGGCTGCCCGGCTACCACCTCTCCGAGCGCGGCGTCGCGATGGCCGAGAAGGTGGCCGCGTACCTGGCAGGCGAGGCCGACGGCCCGCGCCGGGACGTCACGGTGCTCTACGCCTCCCCGTTGCAGCGCGCCCAGGAGACCGCCGCGCCGATCGCGGCCGCCCTGGGCCTGGAGATCCGCACCGACGAGGGTCTGATCGAGGCGGAGAACGCCTTCGAGGGCATGACCTTCGGGGTCGGCGACGGATCGCTCCGTCACCCGCGGCACTGGCCGCTGCTGGTCAATCCCTTCCGCCCGTCCTGGGGCGAGCCCTACACCGAGCAGGTGGCCCGGATGGTCGCGGTGGTCGAGCGGGCCCGGGACGAGGCGCGCGGTCACGAGGCGGTGCTGGTCAGCCATCAGCTGCCGGTGTGGATCACCCGCCGGGCGCTGGAGAACCGTCGGCTGTGGCACGACCCCCGTCGCCGCCAGTGCTCCCTCGCCAGCCTGACCAGCATCACCTACGACGACGATCGGCTGGTGGGCATCGGCTACACCGAACCGGCCGCCGACCTCCTGCCCGGTGCCTCGGCGGTGGCAGGGGCATGACCTCCCGGATCAGCCGCCGGACCGTCACCGCCGCCGCACTGGCCGCCGGTCTGTTCGCCCTCACCGCCTGCTCCGCCGGCTCGCCCTCCGGCAGCGCCACCACCGACGCCGGGTACCAGTCGCAGGACGGGTCCTTCACCTCCTGGGTGGTCGGCGACCGGCAGGGGCCGGTCTCGGTCTCCGGCACCGACTACGCGGGCGCCGCCCAAGACACCGGCGACTGGCTTGGTGACGTCGTGGTGCTGAACACCTGGTACGCCGCCTGCCCGCCCTGCCGCGAGGAGGCAGCGGACCTGGTCGACATCGCCAACGACTACGCGGACCAGGGCCTGCACGTGCTCGGCATCAACGGGGTGGACGACGCGGGCGCCGCCGAGTCCTTCCAGCGCACCTTCGACGTGCCCTACCCGAGCATCGACGACCGGGACAAGGCGGCGGTCGCCGCGTTGCAGGGCGTGGTCCCGATCCAGGCGACCCCGACCACCGTCGTGCTGGACCGCCAGGGCAAGGTCTTCGCCCGGATCGTCGGCATGGCCGAGGGATCGACCCTGCGTGCTCTGGTCGAGGAGGCCCTGGCCGAGGACCCGGCGTGATCCCGGCGTCGGTGGGCGCCGACTTCGCCCAGACCGCAGCGAGCGGATCGCTGCTGGTCGCGGTGCCGGTGGCGATCCTGGCCGGACTGGTGTCCTTCGCCTCGCCCTGTGTGCTGCCCCTGGTGCCCGGCTACCTCGGGTACCTCGGTGGCATGTCGGCGGCCGTGGCGCCCACCGGTGGGCTGCCCGCACAGCCCGGACGGCTCGGGGTCGCGACCGAGACCCGACCCGCCCGTGGCCGCCTGGTCGCCGGGGTGTTGCTCTTCGTCGCCGGATTCACCGCGGTGTTCCTGGCCTACGGCTCGCTGGCCGGGTCGCTCGGTCGACTGCTGCTGCAGTGGCAGGACCCGGTCACCCGGGCGCTCGGTGTCGTCACCATCGTGATGGGCCTCGCGTTCTGCGGACTGCTGCCGTTCTGGCAGCAGGACCGTCGCCGCCTGATCGCCCCGCGCGCCGGGCTGTGGGGCGCCCCGGTGCTCGGCATCACCTTCGGCATCGGCTGGACCCCCTGCATCGGCCCCACCCTGGCGGCGATCCTCGCGCTGTCGCTGGACGGGGGTTCGGCGGGCCGGGGTGCGCTGCTCGCCCTGGCGTTCTGCATCGGCCTCGGTGTCCCGTTCGTGCTGGTGTCCTTCGGGGTGCAGCGCAGCCGCCGGGTGCTGAACTGGCTCGGCCGGCACAAGGTCGCGGTGATGCGGGTCGGTGGCGGTCTGCTGATCGCACTCGGCCTCGCGATGGTCACCGGGGTGTGGGGGCACCTGGCGACCTGGCTGCAAGGCATCCTGACCGACTCCCAGCCCTTCATCCCGGCGGTGTGACCCGATGACCCAGAGCAGTTACCGCCCCGAGGGCCTCGAGGACGCGTTCAGCGAGCCGGGCAGCCCGGCGCCCGCGCAGGTGCCGTCCATCGGCGTGGTCGGCTGGCTGCGCTGGATGTGGCGGCAGCTGACCAGCATGCGGGTCGCCCTGCTGCTGCTGATGCTGCTCGCGGTGGCCGCCGTGCCCGGCACCGTCTGGCCGCAGAACGCCCAGGACCCGGACAAGGTCGCCACCTACCTCGCCGACCACCCGACCCTCGGCCCGTTCCTGGACCGGTTGCAGGTCTTCGACGTGTACTCGTCGATCTGGTTCTCCGCGATCTACCTGCTGCTGTTCGTCTCCCTGGTCGGCTGCATCCTGCCCCGGTCGAAGACGCACTGGCGGGCGATGCGCAGCCGTCCGCCCAAGGCCCCGCGCCGCTTCGACCGCTTCCCGGCCCGGGCCGAGGGCGAGCTCGACGGGACGCCGGAGCAGGTCGCCCGCCGGGCCGCCGCGGTGCTGGGCGCCGGTCGCCGGTTCCGGGTGGACGTCAAGGACGAGGGCCGGGGCGTGTGGAGCGTCGCCGCCGAGCGCGGGTACCTGCGTGAGACCGGCAACCTGGTGTTCCACCTCGCGCTGGTCGGACTGTTGATCGCCGTCGCCACCGGACAGCTGCTGCACTACCGGGGGCAGGCGATCATCGTCGAGGGCCGGGCGTTCGCGAACACCCAGAGCGACTACGACACCTTCGAGTCCGGCACCGCCTTCGACCCGTCCTCGCTGGCACCGTTCAGCCTGCGGCTGGACTCCTTCGAGAGCCGGTTCGACCCGGACACCCTGCAGTCACGCGACTTCACCGCCGACGTCACGCTCACCGAACCGGGTGCCGAGCCGCGGTCGGAGATCATCAAGGTGAACCATCCGCTGGAGACCGGCGGCGCCAAGATCTACCTCCAGGGCAACGGCTACGCCCCGCAGGTCACCGTCCGGGACCCCGAGGGCAACGTCACCTTCTCCGGTGCCGTCCCGTTCCTGCCGCAGGACACCGTGTACACCTCCCAGGGCGTCATCAAGGTCCCCGACGTGACCTCCGGCCCGCAGATCGGCCTGCAGGGGGTGCTGCTGCCCACCGCCGAGTCCATCGGCGCCGGGGTGTACCGCTCCACCGACCCGCAGCCGAACGACCCGCTATTGGCGCTCGCCGTCTGGACCGGTGACCTGGGGCTGGACGACGGCATCCCGCAGAACGTCTACCAGCTGGACGAGACCGGCCTGACCCAGGTGACCGAGGACGACGGCACCGCCCTCACCCTGTACCTGCGACCGGGCGAGACGGTGGATCTGCCGGACGGGCTGGGCACGATCAGCTTCGAGTCGCTGCCCCGGTTCGTGGCACTGGACCTGCGGCACGACCCCTCGCTGCTCTGGGTGCTGGTGTTCGCGCTGCTCGCCTTCGCCGGTCTGGCCGCCTCGCTGTTCATCCCGCGCCGCCGGATCTGGCTGCGCCTGCGTGACGCAGACCCCACCGGGTCTCAGGACGAAGGTCCCGGCACTGGCCGTACAGTGGTGACCGCCGCGGCCTTGGCACGCGGTGACGACGTGGGGCTGCAAGCAGAGCTGGACCGGGCGATGGACCGCCTGCTCGATCGTGACCCCGACGTGCGACGCGTGGGCTGACGGAGGACGGCGGAACATGGCAATCGGCGACATCAGCACCCTGCTGGTCTGGGGTGCCGCGACGGCATTCACCATCGCCCTGATCGCGTACTCGGTGGCACTGGCCCGGGTGGCCGACGCCGCCACCGCCGAGCACCGCCGGGAGCGGGCGCGCAAGATCGCCGCCGCCAAGGCGGAGAAGGCGGCCGTCGGCGCCGGGGGCGGCCTGATCCTCCCGGTCGACGACCAGCCGCCCGCCGCTGCCGAGGAACCGGCCGACACCGGGGTGGCGAACTCCCGCGCGGCGAACGGCATCGCCCGCAGCACCTCCTGGCTCGGGCTCGTCCTGCTCGGTATCGGCATCGTGACCCGGGGCATCGCCGCCGGTCGCTGGCCCACCGCCAACATGTACGAGTTCACCCTGGTCGGCACCTTCGTCGCCGCGGTGGTGCTGGTCCTGGTGCAGCGCCGCCGGGTGATCCCGTTCCTCGGCGTCGTGGTGATGGGCATCGCGGTGCTGGCCCTGGTGCTCGGCCTGAACGCGTTCTACGTGCAGGCCGACGCGGTGCAGCCCGCCCTGCAGAACTACTGGCTGGTCATCCACGTCGGCGTCGCGATCACCGCCACCGGCGTGTTCACCGTCGCCTTCGCCACGTCCGTCCTCCAGCTGCTGCAGGACGGACGCGAGTCCGGCCGGTCCCGGGTGGAGAAGAACCGTGGCCTGGCCCGCTGGCGGGTGACCGGCCCCGCCTTCGCGTGGCTGCGCACGGTGCCCTCGGCCCGGCAGCTCGAGGCGCTGTCGTTCCGGCTGAACGCGATCGGCTTCGTGCTCTGGACGCTGACCCTGATCGGCGGCGCGATCTGGGCCGAGCAGGCCTGGGGCCGGTACTGGGGCTGGGACCCCAAGGAGGTCGGCACCTTCATCGCCTGGGTGGTCTACGCCGCCTACCTGCACGCCCGCACCACCCGCGGTTGGGCCGGTCGTCGTGCCGCCTACTTCGTATTCGTGGGCTACGCGGCCGTGCTGGCGAACTTCACCGTGGTGAACCTGTTCGTCACCGGGAAGCACTCCTACTCCGGCATCTGAGCCGACCGGGCCGGGACGATCCCGGGCCCGAGCAGGCAGGACCGGCGCTCCGACCGGCTACTCGGAGCGACCCTCGTCGACAGTGCCGTCGGTGTCGCCCTGCTCGCGCTGGCGCTTGCGCTGCTCCTGCTCCAACCGCCACAGGAAGTCCGGGTCGTCATCCGGCGCCACCGGCCCGCGACGCGGCTGACCTGGGCCTGCTGACGGCCGTCCGGCGCCGCCACCGACACCCGGGCCGCCGGCGGTCGCCGCGCGCTGCGACCGGCTGACCACGAACCACAGCACCGGTCCCAGGATCGGGAAGATCACCACGATCACGAGCCACAACCCGGCGGGCAGCCCGCGCCGGTCGCGGGAGTCGCTGTTGGTCACGTCCACCGCCGCATAGACGGCGAGGGCGATGATCAGGAGGAACAGCAGGACGCGAGCCATGCCGTCCAGCGTAGACGGCGGTGGCGCGTCCGCACCGGGTGATCCGGGCCGGGCGCGGGGTGACCGCGCGGTCGGGTGTCCGAGCTTCCACGTAGGGCCGAACACGGCCAGGGCGAGCTGACGGTGTGATCGATATCGACCCAGCGTGACGGGTGGCTAGGTGTTCCCGACGCGCACCGGTCGGCGCTCCCCACACCGTCAAGCTGCCCGCCGGGGTCACGCTGCAGAGCGGTTCCTCGCAGTGGAACGGCGAGCCGATCACCCCGGAGTACACCGCGAATGCGGACGGCACGACCACGCTGGTCTACCGGCTGGGCGACATCGCCGTGGACAGCGCCGCCGCCCAGGCGCCGGTCACCCTGTCGGTCACCCTCGACCCGGCGATGGCCCAGCCGACGACGCTCACCGTCACCGCGAAGGCCACGTCCGTCTCGGACGGTGCCGGTGGCAGCACGGCCGGCGTCACCTCGGTGCTGTCGGTCAACGTGCCGCAGAGCATCCAGGTCAGCAAGACCACGAACGTCACCTCGACCACGGCGGGCACCCCGGTGACCTACACCGTGTCCTGGGGCAACCGGACCTCGGACGACATGGCCGACAGCAGCTTCGTCGACCTGCTCCCCTTCGACGGCGACGCCCGTGGCACCACGGGTCTGGGCGGTCTGGTCCTGAACGCCGTCACCGTGGTCTCCGACACCTCGGCCGCGACGGTGCAGTACACGACGGATGCGCCCGAGTCGGTGCAGGCGGCGCTGGTCACCGACGTGACCGGCGGCACCGGCATCACCTGGACCACCGGCACCCCGCCGACTGACAGCACCGAGGTCACCGCGCTGCGGTTCGTGCCGAGCGTGCCGTTCACCACTGGCGCGATAGGGAAGGCCGAGATCACCGTCACCCCGACCGCGCTCGACTACGGCGGCCGGCTGGTCAACTCGGTGGACGGCTCCGTCGACGGCTGGGCGGTGGACCTGCGCAACGCCGCCTCGGTGACGCTGGACTCCAGCGCCTCCCAGGTGGTCGGCAACGTCTACGACGACCCGGACTTCGCGTTCGCGCGGACCGAGAACTCCACCGGTGTCGCCTCCCCGGTGGTGCAGATCGTGGCCGGCTACGCCTTCGGGCCGGACGGCGACGACAACGGCGGTGAGGGCGACGACGTGCCGCTGGCCGAGCCGATCACGGCGCTGGTCGACACGGACGCCGCCGCCTACCTGGACGACCCGCAGGTCGGGGACTTCGTGTTCCCGGGTCTGGCCCCCGGCAAGTACGACATCCAGGTCACCCCGGCCGCCGGGCACCATGTCGGCGTCCTGCCGGACCTGGCGAGCAACGACCCGCTCACCGGTCTGCACGTCGGCAGCATCGCCACGGACGTCGTGATCGCGCCGCGCACCCTGGTGAGCGGCCTGGACTTCGGCATCCAGCGGAACGTCGCGGTGCCCCAGGCCAACCCGGACCAGGCACGGATCGGGGTGGGCGCCTCCGAGGTGGTCATCCCGGTGCTGACCGACTCCACCGCGGTGGACACCGACGCCCAGGTGGCGCTGCACACCCAGGCGGACACCCTGGAGGGCGACACCGCGACGGTCACCGTCCCGGACGGCCAGACCACCAGCCAGGTGAGCGTCGACGCGGACGGACAGATCGTCTACACGCCGAACCAGGCACTGGTCGACGGCTGCACCGCGGACGGCGGGGAGGCGTGCACGGAGCAGTTCGAGTACACGCTGACCGACTGGTTGGGTCAGTCCGACACCGGGCAGCTGACCATCACGGTCCAGGCAGCACCGGTGGTGTCCGGTGGCTCCGCGACCGCGGCGCTCGGCGGCGACGTCACCTTCGACGCCGCGCCGGTCACCGCCGGCAGCATCTCCTCGGCCACGGTGGCGCAGGCACCCGAGGCCGGGACCGTGACGGCGAAGGCCGACGGGACCGTGGTCTTCCGGGCCGGCGACGCCGACGCGGGTGACTACGCATTCACCGTGCGGTTCACCGACGACCTGGGCCAGAGCAGCACGGCCGACTACACGGTCTCCGTGCTGGACGGCCCCGCCGTGGTCGGCGGCTCGGCGGTGGTGCCGCTCGGTGGCAGCCACACCTTCGACGCCGCGGTGGTCAGCGAGACGGCCATCGTGTCGGCCGAGGTCGTGCAGCCCCCGGCAGCCGGGACGGCGACCGCGGACAATGCCGGTGTGGTGGTCTACGACGCCGGGACCGCCGCCGCGGGCACGTACACCTTCCAGGTGGCGTTAACCGACGACCTGGACCAGACGTCCGTCGCCACCTACACGGTGACCGTCCAGGGCACCCCGACCCTGACCGGGGGATCGGCCACGGTGCCGATGACCGGGTCGCACACCTTCGCGGCCGCACCGGTCACCACCGGTGAGATCACCTCGGCCGTGGTGTCCCAGGCTCCGAGCGCGGGGACGGTGACCGTCACGGTCGGCGGATCGGTGGAGTTCGCCGCCGGTGACGCCGCCGCGGGTGTGTACGCGTTCGACGTCACCATGACCGACGACCTCGGACAGACCGGATCCGCCCACTACCAGGTCACCGTGCAGGCGGCCCCGGTGGTCACCGGCGGCACCGGACGCACCGGTCAGCAGGGCACCCTCACCTTCGACGCGGCGCCGGTCACCACCGGCAGCATCGCCACGGCCGCGGTCGGCACCCAGCCGGCCGAGGGCAGTGTGACGGCGGCCGCCGACGGCGCGGTCACCTACCGGGCGGACGGCGCGGCGGGCGGGGAGTACACCTTCTCCGTCGTCTACACCGACGACCTGGGCCAGACCGGCACCGCCGCGTTCACCGTCACCGTGCAGGCCGCGCCGACCGCCACCGGTGGTGCCGCGGTGATCGCCGTGGGCGGGTCGCAGACCTTCGTCGCCGACCCGGTGACCGACGGCCGGATCGACGCCGCCGCGGTGTCCGAGGCTCCGGCTCAGGGCAGCGCCACCGTCGACACCTCCGGCGCGGTGGTCTACACCGCCGGGGACGCCGCGGCCGGTGACCACGCCTTCGTGGTGACCTTCACCGACGACCTCGGGCAGACCGGCACCGCACGGTTCGTCGTCACGGTGCAGGCCGCTCCGATCGCCACCGGGGGATCGGTCGCGATCCCGCTCGGTGGATCGCACACCTTCGATGCGGCGCCGGTCACCACCGGTGAGATCGTCTCGGCGGTGGTGTCCCAGGCTCCGGCCGGCGGCACCGTGACCGTGCAGCCGTCGGGTGCGGTGGCCTTCGAGGCCGGTGACGCGCCGCTCGGCAGCTACGACTTCGCCGTGGCCTTCACCGACGACCTGGGGCAGAGCGGGACCGCGGAGTTCACCGTGGTGGTGCAGGACGGCCCGACCGCGGTCGGCGGGACCGCCCGGATCGGTCAGCACGACACGGTCACCTTCGACGCCGCACCCCAGTCGACCGGGACGATCGTCCGGGCCGAGGTGGGCACCGCTCCGGCGGCCGGGACGGTCACCGTCGCCACGGACGGCACGGTGGTCTACACCGCCGACGGGGCCGAAGGCGGGCAGTACACCTTCACGGTGGCGTTCGTCGACGACTCCGGCCAGACCGCCGAGGTCACGTTCGAGGTCGAGGTGCAGGCAGCCCCGACCGTCCTGGACGCGCGCGTGACCACCACGGTCGGCACT contains:
- a CDS encoding LacI family DNA-binding transcriptional regulator, giving the protein MSAARRSSGATMHDVAQLAGVSVKTVSNVINGYPHIRPATKSRVEDAISELDYRVNITARSLRQGRTGMIGLALPELGLPYFAELAQTIIRIAEEHGILVLIEQTNANREREIEALGSRVRHLTDGLIFSPLALGQEDVDLFDVDFPMVLLGERVFGGPTDHVTMDNIAAARAATEHLLARGRRRIAVIGAHPGERIGTAALRVQGYREAMTAAGIAVDERLVAEAGAWHRSTGDAAMTRLLDAGVEIDAVFGLNDAVALGAMHALRRYGRGIPDDVAVIGFDDTEETAYSAPTLTSVAPGLEQIARTAVDFLRQRIEGTAPSTPRQVITDFSITERQSTG
- a CDS encoding GNAT family N-acetyltransferase produces the protein MAAESPASPHAGARADVRAGRIDDAQALAELAALTFPLACPADMPAADQRAFIAAHLTAEHFAGHLSTAGHLVIVAEDAGRLDGYTLTLVGEPLDPELSAVVADPVSTAYLSKCYVHPRAQGSGLAGRLMAATLDAARAAGAVQIVLGVNGQNARAQAFYRRAGFAVAGERTFTVGRRVERDLVLSRTL
- a CDS encoding HAD family hydrolase — protein: MGEIVAETTAPPAPSPVAAFFDVDNTIIRGASAFHLGVGLYRRGFFKTVDVLRFGLNLAHYLTFGESKKQIDEVRDRALSIMRGRSVAEVLTLAEDVYDEVLSLRIFPGTQRLLEQHLRAGHQVWLVTATPTEIGDLIARRLGATGSLGTIAEHTDGFYTGRLVGDMMHGEAKAEGVRALAEKLGLDLSQSFAYGDSAHDVPLLSEVGFPCAINPDARLRRHAAEVGWPMREFRNRRAQTRRGVDAATAAGSIWALALVARAIQRRLRGR
- a CDS encoding glutaredoxin family protein — encoded protein: MPTPPTPSRVTLYTRSGCHLCEAARDVVREVCGTDWVELDVDDPAVRTGDGRPAAEVYGELLPVLEVDGRRAGYWQIDADLLVAAMNRSSTL
- a CDS encoding redox-sensing transcriptional repressor Rex, which translates into the protein MRPLPSTTVARLPGYLRSLGGLASESVHTVSSDQLAELVGVSPAQLRKDLSYLGAGGRRGVGYEVDSLRRQIAQVLGMTEERRLVIVGIGNLGHALATYSGFADRSFELVGLVDTDPSVVGTTVAGHRVRHATELEAVVQEGQATIAILATPASAAQQTADRLVAAGVSGILNFAPRTVRVPDDVEVREVDLGSELQIVAFHARRLSADS
- a CDS encoding YceI family protein; protein product: MTALPTGLVAGTWNIDPSHTEASFTVRHAGISKVRGTVAVTGGTITVGDDLEVSGVTATLDPSTISTGDAGRDGHLKSGDFFDVEKFGDWTFTSTSVKNDGDDYVVTGDLTIHGVTKSVDLKVEFGGAATDPFGNQRAGFSAALTISRKEFDLTWNAALETGGVLVSDKVNIALEVSAIKA
- a CDS encoding MarR family winged helix-turn-helix transcriptional regulator yields the protein MQGVAWKDAAVTEVQWLNDDEQGWWRAYRDGTARLLDVLGHELEQDTGLSLGEYEVLVRLSEAPERTLRMSELAGELAHSRSRLTHTIRRMESAGLVERTPCLQDARGVNCTMTPIGYQRLADAAPSHVSSVRHHLVDVLSPEQLRALGEAMAAVGAALQTDRDDD
- a CDS encoding histidine phosphatase family protein is translated as MVTTTVHLMRHGEVHNPEGLLYGRLPGYHLSERGVAMAEKVAAYLAGEADGPRRDVTVLYASPLQRAQETAAPIAAALGLEIRTDEGLIEAENAFEGMTFGVGDGSLRHPRHWPLLVNPFRPSWGEPYTEQVARMVAVVERARDEARGHEAVLVSHQLPVWITRRALENRRLWHDPRRRQCSLASLTSITYDDDRLVGIGYTEPAADLLPGASAVAGA